CATTCGGCTGGATCGCCTTCGAGCTCGGTGCGCATCGCCACGGTTTGTTCGACAAGCTTCCGGTGGATGCACCTCTGGCCCGTATCTTCACCCCGCGTAGCCGGGTCATCGTCTCGGACGACGGAATCCAGGTGGTCAACGCCGACAAGGAGCTCGACGCGGCGATCCGGGCACTGCAGCCCGACCGCCTCAACGCACGGGTCGGCGTGGTGGACGTGACCGCTGACCCAAGCCGATACCGCGATCGCGTCGCGACGGCGGTCGCCGAGATCCGGGATGGGCGCTACCAGAAGGTCATCCTGTCCCGCACCGTCGACGTGCCATTCTCCGTTGACTTCCCGGCGACGTACAGCCTGGGGCGCAGGCACAACACGCCTGCGCGATCATTTCTGCTGCGGCACGGTGGAATTCGCGCTCTGGGATTCAGTCCCGAATTGGTGGCAGCGGTGCGCAGCGACGGTGCGGTGGTGACCGAACCCCTGGCCGGCACGAGGGCGTTCGGACGCGGACCCAACGACGACCGCGCAGCCCGGGACGATCTGGAATCCGATGCCAAGGAGATCGTCGAGCACGCGCTGTCGGTGCGGACCTCTCAGGACGAGATCGCCGAGGTCGCCGAGCCGGGCAGCGTCGCGGTCACCGACTTCATGACGGTGCGGGAGCGGGGCAGTGTTCAGCACCTCGGCTCGACCGTCGGCGGCACCCTGCTTCCCACCCGCAACCGGATGGACGCGCTGGAGGCGCTGTTCCCGGCCGTGACGGCGTCCGGAATCCCCAAAGGTCCTGGCGTCGAGGCGATTCTGCGGCTCGACGAAATGCCACGCGGCCTGTATTCCGGTGCGGTCGCGATGTTCACCCCCGACGGTGGGATGGATGCCGCGCTGGCGTTACGCGCGGTGTACGAAGCCGATTCCCGAACCTGGCTGCGCGCCGGCGCGGGCATCATCGCCGCCTCGACGCCCGAGCGGGAGTTCGAGGAGACCTGCGAGAAGATGGCCTGCCTGGCGCCTTACCTCGTCGCGCGGTGAGCCGGCTCAGCCACTCAACTGCGCGACGATGGAGCGCTTGTCGATTTTGCCCACCGCTGTCGTCGGCAAGGCGGGCATCGGCGCGATCATGTCCGGGCGGCAGTGTACAGCGACGCCGCGGGCGTCGAGATGCTCGTTGAGCTCGGGCAGCGTAACCGGGCTGCCGCGGAAAACAATTGCCGCACAGATTTTCTCGCCCAGATAAGGATCGGGCAGGCCGATCGCGGCGGCGGCCGCGATCCGCGGATGGGTCAGCAGATGGCTCTCCAGGTCCAGGGCGGCCACGGTTTCCCCGCCACGAACAATGACATCCTTGACTCTGCCGGTCACCTCGAGATACCCATTGGCGAACCGGCGGACCTTGTCCCCGCTGCGGTAGAAGCCGTCCGGGGTGAACGAACGCTGGTTCTCTGCCTCCGCCCGGAAGTACCCGTTGATGGTGTACGGCCCGCGAACCAGAAGCTCTCCCGGCTGGCCGTCCGGCACTGGAGCGCCGGTGTCGTCGACGATGCGCAACTCGTCGTCATCGGCCAGCGGCCGGCCCTGGGTGTGGTCGACGATCTCCGGGGGGTCTCCAATCCTGGTGTAGCACAACAGGCCTTCGGCCATCCCGAATACCTGCTGCAGGCCGGGAGTGAGCGCAGACCGGATGTGGCCGGCATCGTCTGAGGCCAGCTTGGCGCCACCGACCTGAAGCAGCCGCAGCGTGGTCGGGAGTTGGTCCTCCCATTGGCAGGCTTGCGCCCACAACCGGGCCAGCGCGGGCACCAGCGCGGTGGCCGTGACACGGTGACGGGCGATGGTGGCGAATGCGGCTTCCGGGCTGGGGTCGCGGCCGAACACGACGGTGGCGCCCACGCTCATGGCGCCGAGCAGGCCCGGGCACGCGAGCGGAAAGTTGTGGCCGGCAGGCAGCGCGACAAGGTAGACGTCGTCGCTCGTCAGGCGGCACAGCGCGGCGCTGGCGGTGGCGTTGTAGACGTAATCGTCGTGCGTGCGGGGGATCAGTTTCGGGGCACCTGTCGTACCACCGGACACCAGCAGCAGAGCTGGGTCGCTGGTGGCGGGCTGCAGCCGCGGCGGCCTTCCGTTGCCCTCGCACAGCTGCGACCACGCGATGTGCGGACCCGCATCACCGTCGATGATCACGTGTCGCAACTGGCTGGGGCGCTTCACAAGCCGCTCGGCCATCGCCCGGTAGTCGAAGCTGGGATCGCTGCCCACGATGATCCCGACCGCGCCGCTGACGTCGAGGAAGTGTGCCAGCTCCGCGTCCCGGTGACCGGGCAGGCAGAGCACGGGCAGCGCGCCGGCACGCAACAGACCGAACAGCGCGACCGCGAATTGGCAGCTGTTCGGCAACTGAACCAACACGCTGTGCCCCGGCCCGATGCCCAGGGCGGACAGCCCGGCGGCGGCAGCGTCGGCTCGACGGTCGAGCTCGGCGTAGGTGAAGCGAGCCGAATCATCGACGATTGCCGGCCGGTCGGGCCACTGCGTCGCCGCCGACCGCAAGATCTCGTCGAGGGGCTGGCCGGCCCAGTATCCCGAGTCGCGATAGTGGCTCGCGCGGTTCGGGGGAAAGGGGGTGAATCCGCTCATTGCGCTCCCTGACGTAGGCATCTCCGAGCAGTCAGCATAGGGTAGCCTTCCCAAAGTTAGGTGAGGCTGTTCTGAGATAGGGAGGCGACAGTGACCGCGGCTGAAGCGGCCATGATCACCGACCGGATCGCCGAGGTGCTCGGCGTCGATCACGCCGACATCGACCCGGACGGCGACCTGATCGCGCAGGGTTTGGACTCGATTCGCATGATGACGCTGGCCGGTCGCTGGCGCCGCGCGGGATTCGACGTCGACTTCGCCCGGCTGGCGGCCGCTCCGTCGGTCCGTGCCTGGGCCGAACTGCTGACCACCGCCCACCCTGCGAATCCGCTTCCTGCGCAATCACAACCGGCTGTCGGCGAGCCGTTCCCGATGGCGCCGATGCAACACGCGATGTGGGTCGGCAGGCACGCCGATCAACAACTCGGCGGCGTGGCCGGCCACCTCTACGTGGAGTTCGACGGCGACGCGCTGGACCCGGAGCGGATCCGGCAAGCGGCCACCCTGCTGGCGGCCCGCCACCCGATGCTGCGGGTGCAGTTCCTGCCCGACGGCACCCAGCGGATCGGCGTCCCGCCGGCCACCTTCCCGGTCGACGTCATCGACCTGCGTGAGTCCGATGACGTCGAGCGGCGGCTGGCCGCGATACGGGCGGAGAAGTCGCGCCAGCAGCTCGACGGGCAGGTCTTCGAACTCACGCTGACCCTTCTGCCCGGCCGGCGCAGCCGGCTGCACGTCGACCTGGACATGCAAGCCGCGGACGCGATGAGCTACCGAGCGCTGATGGCCGATCTGGCCGCGCTGTATCGCGGTGTCACACTCCCCGACATCGGCTACACGTATCAGCAATACCGCCAACAGCTTTCGCCGCCGGACCGGTACGACGCCGACCGGCAGTGGTGGTCGGACCGCGTGCCGGAGCTACCTGACGCCCCCGCGCTGCCGGTGGTGCCCGCCGCGGAACAGACCGACCCGCACCGGCCCGGTCGCCGCTGGCATTGGCTGGACCCACACACCCGCGACGGGCTTTTCGACCGGGCCCGCCGCCACGGCGTGACTCCGGCGATGACGCTGGCAGCCTCTTTCGCCGACACGGTGGGCGGCTGGTCGGCAGACCCGCGCTTTCTGCTCAACGTCCCGCTGTTCGGGCGGGAACCGCTGCATCCCGACATCGAGAACGTGGTCGGCGACTTCACCTCGTCGCTGCTGCTCGATGTCGACCTCGCTGCCGCCGACACCCCGAGTCGGCGGGCACAGGTGCTGCAGCACACCATGCACGAAGCGGCGGCGCACGCGTCGTACCCGGGCTTGTCGGTGCTGCGGGACATCAGCCGACATCGCGGGACACAGGCGCTCGCCCCGGTCGTGTTCACCAGCGCCCTCGGTCTCGGCGAGCTGTTCCCTGCCGATGTGACAACGCAATTCGGCACTCCGGAGTGGATCATCTCCCAAGGGCCGCAGGTCCTGCTCGACGCCCAGGTGACCGAGTTCGCCGGCGGCATCCTGCTCAACTGGGATGTCCGGGAGAGTGCATTCCACCCCGGCGTCATCGACGCGATGTTCGCCCATCACATCGACGAAGTGCAGCGCCTGGCGCGCGACGACGACGCCTGGGACAGCAGGCGTGGCCCGCTGCTTCCCCCGTCGCAGCGCGCCGCGCGGGAAGCGGT
This is a stretch of genomic DNA from Mycobacterium sp. ELW1. It encodes these proteins:
- a CDS encoding salicylate synthase, whose protein sequence is MTDVTAAPRAPIEAARRAETPDGMTPADVVAQLAAAVPERTGDDYLIYEQHGRWTLAIGARTSIELDRDECRIRDGQTVVAHQWSGRPAHVLATALESTLVDGEPAFGWIAFELGAHRHGLFDKLPVDAPLARIFTPRSRVIVSDDGIQVVNADKELDAAIRALQPDRLNARVGVVDVTADPSRYRDRVATAVAEIRDGRYQKVILSRTVDVPFSVDFPATYSLGRRHNTPARSFLLRHGGIRALGFSPELVAAVRSDGAVVTEPLAGTRAFGRGPNDDRAARDDLESDAKEIVEHALSVRTSQDEIAEVAEPGSVAVTDFMTVRERGSVQHLGSTVGGTLLPTRNRMDALEALFPAVTASGIPKGPGVEAILRLDEMPRGLYSGAVAMFTPDGGMDAALALRAVYEADSRTWLRAGAGIIAASTPEREFEETCEKMACLAPYLVAR
- a CDS encoding AMP-binding protein, with protein sequence MSGFTPFPPNRASHYRDSGYWAGQPLDEILRSAATQWPDRPAIVDDSARFTYAELDRRADAAAAGLSALGIGPGHSVLVQLPNSCQFAVALFGLLRAGALPVLCLPGHRDAELAHFLDVSGAVGIIVGSDPSFDYRAMAERLVKRPSQLRHVIIDGDAGPHIAWSQLCEGNGRPPRLQPATSDPALLLVSGGTTGAPKLIPRTHDDYVYNATASAALCRLTSDDVYLVALPAGHNFPLACPGLLGAMSVGATVVFGRDPSPEAAFATIARHRVTATALVPALARLWAQACQWEDQLPTTLRLLQVGGAKLASDDAGHIRSALTPGLQQVFGMAEGLLCYTRIGDPPEIVDHTQGRPLADDDELRIVDDTGAPVPDGQPGELLVRGPYTINGYFRAEAENQRSFTPDGFYRSGDKVRRFANGYLEVTGRVKDVIVRGGETVAALDLESHLLTHPRIAAAAAIGLPDPYLGEKICAAIVFRGSPVTLPELNEHLDARGVAVHCRPDMIAPMPALPTTAVGKIDKRSIVAQLSG